In Elusimicrobiota bacterium, one DNA window encodes the following:
- a CDS encoding AAA family ATPase, whose translation MDFALAALLLRDGAAEAHRQHRRLMVDDLESAWLAMQSGELAARVRMPADPRRRRGMALLAQMNNAQEGSHEYGNIRDVLENLVRFPWLKRTRSPLPPLAELDPVAQEKEYRRAGQAILRSARLHLDESHYGMNEAKEEIADYLAEQIQRERHGKRGTGKVLCLVGPAGVGKSTLGESIARALGREFGRVPLGGTRDPAEIRGHSPTYQGAMPGNIVQTLQKVQVKNPVVLLDEIEKMDSGIQGNPADVLLQALDEEQNEHFTDHNIGDVDLSEVLFIATANEEEKIPEPLKDRMEIVRLPAYDRAEKITIGTEKLLPRVLRDLGVAAEQVQIPHPQELMTLLVDGYTQEPGVRELGKQLTRLMKRVLTDVYLSGGRPVVLTPESLRGYMGLPRRGIAARSFSEVGEAVGLVVSPRGGGTINIQADARPGPDPDAPIELSISANSKRTCCSALKPRSLFTEKLDPTRRAPRRDERPTGLDQYFAGGRQERRPFRGNRFRGDHLFRPDREAVASGLRDDRSGGR comes from the coding sequence GTGGACTTCGCCCTCGCCGCCCTGCTTTTGCGCGACGGCGCCGCCGAAGCGCACCGCCAACATCGTCGTCTGATGGTGGACGATTTGGAATCGGCCTGGTTGGCGATGCAATCCGGGGAATTGGCCGCCCGCGTGCGCATGCCTGCGGACCCCCGCCGGCGCCGGGGCATGGCTCTTCTGGCGCAGATGAACAACGCTCAAGAAGGATCCCACGAATACGGCAACATCCGCGATGTGCTGGAGAACCTGGTTCGGTTTCCGTGGTTGAAACGCACCCGAAGCCCCCTTCCGCCGTTGGCCGAGTTGGACCCGGTGGCCCAAGAAAAGGAATATCGGCGCGCGGGCCAAGCCATCTTGCGGAGCGCGCGGCTTCACTTGGACGAAAGTCATTACGGCATGAACGAAGCGAAAGAGGAGATCGCCGACTATTTGGCCGAACAAATCCAGCGGGAGCGGCACGGAAAACGGGGCACCGGCAAGGTTCTTTGCCTGGTGGGGCCCGCGGGGGTCGGAAAATCGACTTTGGGGGAATCCATCGCGCGCGCGTTGGGCCGCGAATTCGGCCGCGTCCCTCTGGGGGGCACCCGGGACCCGGCGGAAATCCGGGGACATTCGCCCACCTATCAGGGGGCCATGCCCGGGAACATCGTCCAGACGCTTCAGAAAGTTCAGGTCAAGAACCCCGTGGTCCTTTTGGACGAAATTGAGAAAATGGACTCCGGTATTCAGGGCAATCCGGCCGACGTCCTCCTGCAGGCGTTGGACGAAGAGCAAAACGAGCACTTCACCGACCACAACATCGGCGACGTGGATCTTTCGGAAGTCCTCTTTATCGCCACCGCCAACGAAGAAGAGAAAATCCCTGAACCGTTGAAGGATCGGATGGAAATTGTTCGCTTGCCCGCCTACGACCGGGCTGAGAAGATTACGATCGGGACCGAAAAGCTTTTGCCGCGCGTGTTGCGCGACTTGGGTGTGGCCGCGGAGCAAGTCCAAATTCCCCACCCCCAGGAATTGATGACCCTGTTGGTCGATGGTTACACCCAGGAGCCGGGAGTCCGCGAACTGGGGAAACAATTAACGCGTCTGATGAAGCGCGTCCTCACCGATGTGTACTTGTCCGGGGGTCGACCGGTGGTGCTCACCCCCGAATCCCTGCGCGGTTACATGGGCCTCCCCCGCCGGGGGATCGCGGCTCGTTCCTTTTCCGAAGTGGGCGAGGCGGTGGGGCTGGTGGTTTCCCCCCGCGGCGGCGGGACCATCAACATCCAAGCGGACGCGCGTCCCGGCCCCGACCCCGATGCGCCCATTGAATTGTCAATTTCGGCCAACTCCAAGCGGACATGCTGTTCAGCATTGAAACCGCGCTCTCTTTTTACGGAAAAACTCGACCCGACTCGGCGTGCCCCCCGCCGCGATGAAAGGCCAACGGGTCTTGATCAATATTTCGCCGGGGGACGTCAAGAAAGACGGCCCTTCCGCGGGAATCGGTTTCGTGGCGACCATTTATTCCGCCCTGACCGGGAGGCCGTTGCGTCAGGACTACGCGATGACCGGTCAGGTGGACGATGA